A window of Staphylococcus sp. 17KM0847 contains these coding sequences:
- a CDS encoding peptide MFS transporter yields the protein MSKHYTREEILNSTPRTGFFGHPKGLSTLFFTEFWERFSYYGMKAILAYYIYYSVAKGGFGLDQGVALQIVSMYGALIYMSGVIGGWIADRLIGTRHALFYGGILIMIGHILLSLPNNFALLLLALLFLIIGTGLLKPNISSTVGLLYDKNDPRMDSAFTIFYMSINLGALISPLIIGWTQINVGFHAGFSIAAVGMFVGLLTYFITNKKYLGLAGLEVPDPLSKEERTKFIKILATVTAIIIIVCVILNMNGQLTIANFANFVTFLGVGLPLFYFVKIILSKKTADFERKRVFAYIPLFIASVAFWMIQEQGSTVLAQFADTKTQLNLAKVTGGLIDFHIPPAWFQSLNPLFIVALAPVFSILWVKLGRYNPPTVIKFAIGVLLAGVSYLIMVIPLSSGVELINPFWLVASFLIVTLGELCLSPIGLSTTTKLAPEAFTAQMMSVWFLSNAMAQGINAQMVTIYTAISSNQYFLYSGSIALAIGILLLIATPFIKNLMQGVK from the coding sequence ATGAGCAAACATTACACAAGGGAAGAAATATTAAACAGTACACCACGTACTGGTTTCTTCGGACATCCTAAAGGGCTAAGCACCCTATTCTTCACAGAGTTTTGGGAGCGATTTAGCTATTATGGCATGAAAGCTATATTAGCGTATTATATTTACTACTCTGTCGCAAAGGGTGGCTTTGGTCTTGATCAAGGTGTCGCACTACAAATCGTATCTATGTACGGTGCTTTGATTTATATGAGTGGTGTTATTGGTGGATGGATCGCCGACCGTCTTATTGGAACACGCCATGCATTATTCTACGGTGGTATTTTAATAATGATTGGTCATATTCTACTCTCATTACCAAATAATTTTGCATTGTTATTACTTGCTTTACTCTTTTTAATTATCGGGACAGGACTACTTAAACCGAACATCTCTTCAACTGTTGGTTTACTGTATGATAAGAATGACCCTCGTATGGACTCAGCTTTCACCATTTTTTACATGTCAATCAACTTAGGTGCATTAATCTCACCTTTAATTATTGGATGGACACAAATTAATGTTGGCTTCCATGCTGGCTTTTCAATTGCAGCGGTTGGTATGTTCGTAGGTTTACTTACATATTTCATTACAAACAAAAAATATTTAGGTTTAGCTGGATTGGAAGTTCCTGATCCATTATCAAAAGAAGAACGCACAAAATTCATTAAAATTCTTGCTACTGTCACTGCAATTATTATCATAGTTTGTGTCATTCTAAACATGAACGGTCAACTCACAATCGCAAACTTTGCAAACTTTGTTACTTTTTTAGGCGTTGGTTTACCGTTATTCTATTTTGTTAAAATTATTTTAAGTAAAAAAACAGCTGATTTTGAGCGCAAACGTGTTTTTGCCTATATTCCTTTATTTATCGCGTCTGTTGCTTTCTGGATGATCCAAGAACAAGGCTCAACTGTTCTTGCACAATTTGCAGATACTAAAACACAGTTAAATCTTGCTAAAGTTACAGGAGGGCTTATCGATTTCCACATCCCACCTGCTTGGTTTCAATCATTGAATCCATTATTCATCGTAGCACTAGCGCCTGTATTCTCAATATTATGGGTAAAACTGGGGCGCTACAATCCACCGACTGTTATTAAGTTTGCGATTGGTGTTTTACTTGCAGGTGTATCTTATCTGATTATGGTTATCCCACTATCAAGTGGTGTAGAATTAATTAATCCATTCTGGTTAGTTGCAAGTTTCCTCATTGTAACATTAGGTGAACTTTGCTTATCTCCAATCGGTTTGTCAACAACTACTAAATTAGCACCTGAAGCTTTTACAGCTCAAATGATGAGTGTATGGTTCTTATCAAATGCTATGGCTCAAGGTATCAACGCTCAAATGGTAACCATTTATACAGCTATTAGCTCGAATCAATACTTCCTATATTCTGGCAGTATTGCACTCGCAATTGGTATCTTACTACTAATCGCAACACCATTTATCAAGAACTTAATGCAAGGTGTAAAATAA
- the queF gene encoding preQ(1) synthase yields the protein MSEGRSKENLKDITLLGNQDNTYHFDYRPDVLETFDNKHQGRDYFVKFNCPEFTSLCPITGQPDFATIYISYIPNIKMVESKSLKLYLFSFRNHGDFHEDCMNIIMNDLINLMDPHYIEVWGKFTPRGGISIDPYTNYGRPNTKYEQMAEYRMMNHDLYPETIDNR from the coding sequence ATGTCTGAAGGACGCTCAAAAGAAAACTTAAAAGATATCACACTGCTTGGTAATCAAGACAACACTTATCATTTTGACTATCGCCCTGATGTTTTAGAAACTTTTGATAATAAGCATCAAGGTCGTGATTATTTCGTGAAATTTAATTGTCCAGAGTTCACCTCACTCTGCCCTATTACAGGTCAACCTGACTTTGCAACAATCTATATTTCCTACATTCCAAACATTAAAATGGTAGAATCTAAATCTTTAAAGCTTTATCTATTCAGTTTCCGTAATCATGGAGATTTTCATGAAGACTGCATGAATATTATAATGAACGATCTGATTAACTTGATGGATCCTCATTATATCGAAGTTTGGGGCAAATTTACGCCACGAGGTGGTATTTCTATTGATCCATATACCAATTATGGTCGCCCTAATACAAAATATGAACAAATGGCTGAATACCGCATGATGAACCATGACCTTTATCCAGAAACAATCGATAATCGCTAG
- a CDS encoding DMT family transporter encodes MNAKMKGIIAILISAIGFSFMAVFFRLAGDLPVFQKSLARNLVAMFIPLFFILKFKQPFFGKLSSQPLLLTRSLLGLTGVLLNIYAIDHMVLSDADILMKLNPFWTILLSLIILKEYIQKYQLTAMVIAIIGMLFVVQPEFSSDILPAIMGLLSGVFAAAAYTAVRALSTREAPYTIVFYFSFFSVVALLPIVLMTYEPMTSTQIIYLILAGLSAAVGQIGITVAYSYAPAKDISIFTYASILFTALIGFILFGETPDRYALIGYVIILGASYYMFERARRTTSLSNTNNNHS; translated from the coding sequence ATGAATGCAAAAATGAAAGGCATTATCGCAATCTTGATTTCTGCTATTGGTTTCAGCTTTATGGCAGTTTTTTTTCGCCTTGCCGGAGACTTACCTGTCTTCCAAAAATCATTGGCACGAAATCTAGTAGCGATGTTTATTCCACTTTTTTTCATACTTAAATTTAAACAACCCTTTTTTGGTAAATTAAGCAGTCAGCCCTTACTGTTAACACGCTCTCTATTGGGTTTAACAGGTGTGCTGCTCAATATTTATGCAATTGACCATATGGTTCTGAGTGACGCAGATATTTTAATGAAGCTTAACCCTTTTTGGACAATACTGCTCAGTTTAATTATCTTAAAAGAATATATTCAAAAATACCAACTTACAGCTATGGTGATCGCAATCATAGGGATGCTATTTGTTGTTCAGCCTGAATTCTCATCGGATATACTTCCAGCAATCATGGGGTTACTTTCAGGGGTTTTTGCCGCTGCTGCTTATACAGCTGTTCGTGCATTGAGTACACGTGAAGCACCTTACACTATTGTGTTTTACTTCTCATTCTTTTCTGTTGTTGCATTATTACCTATCGTACTGATGACTTATGAACCCATGACAAGTACACAAATTATTTATCTTATCTTAGCTGGACTTTCGGCAGCAGTTGGGCAAATTGGTATTACCGTAGCATATAGTTATGCGCCTGCCAAAGACATTTCCATTTTTACTTACGCTTCAATCTTATTTACTGCTTTGATTGGTTTTATATTATTTGGAGAAACGCCCGATCGTTATGCACTCATCGGGTATGTCATTATTTTAGGCGCAAGTTACTACATGTTCGAACGTGCACGACGTACGACATCTTTGTCTAACACAAACAACAATCATTCTTAA
- the nrdI gene encoding class Ib ribonucleoside-diphosphate reductase assembly flavoprotein NrdI, which yields MKVVFYSFTGNVRRFIKRTELENIYEITEADATMHMTEPFILVTGTIGFGEVPAPVEQFLAVNHTLLRGVAASGNRNWGNNFAKAGVTISEKYHVPLLLKFELHGTSSDTLEFKEKVVNFDESYGRKALQSY from the coding sequence ATGAAAGTCGTTTTTTATTCTTTTACAGGTAACGTTAGACGGTTTATTAAACGTACAGAGTTAGAAAACATATATGAAATTACCGAAGCAGACGCAACAATGCACATGACAGAACCATTTATTTTAGTGACAGGAACGATTGGGTTTGGAGAAGTGCCTGCACCTGTCGAACAGTTTTTAGCGGTAAATCATACACTTTTAAGAGGTGTAGCTGCAAGCGGAAATCGTAATTGGGGAAATAACTTTGCTAAAGCAGGGGTTACCATTTCAGAAAAGTACCACGTGCCATTATTATTGAAGTTTGAATTGCACGGTACATCAAGTGATACGTTGGAGTTTAAAGAGAAGGTGGTTAATTTTGATGAAAGCTATGGAAGAAAAGCATTACAATCATATTGA
- the nrdE gene encoding class 1b ribonucleoside-diphosphate reductase subunit alpha: MKAMEEKHYNHIELNNEVTKRKENGFFNLEKDQEALRVYMEEVQDKTVYFDSELARLRFLVEHQFYYNVFDDYTEEQLTDIIDFANNIPFQFASYMSASKFFKDYALKTNDKSQYLENYHQHIMIVSLYLAKGDVPLAKRLIQAMIDQRYQPATPTFLNAGRARRGELVSCFLLEVDDSLNSINFIDSTAKQLSKIGGGVAINLSKLRARGEAIKGIKGVAKGVLPVAKALEGGFSYADQLGQRPGAGAVYLNIFHYDVEEFLDTKKVNADEDLRLSTISTGLIVPSKFFELAKEGKDFYMFAPHTVAQEYGITLDDINIDEYYDRLVENPNIMKKRKDAREMLNMIAQTQLQSGYPYLMFKDNANRVHANSNIGQIKMSNLCTEIFQLQETSVINDYGVEDEIKRDISCNLGSLNIVNVMESDKFRDSVHTGMDALTVVSDEANIQNAPGVKKANSELHSVGLGVMNLHGYLAKNQINYESEEAKDFANVFFMMMNYYSLERSMQIAKQRGETFKGFEQSDYANGRYFERYTTQDFVPQSDKVKVLFEGHHVPTREDWKALEADVKHYGLYHAYRLAIAPTQSISYVQNATSSVMPIVDQIERRTYGNAETFYPMPFLSPQTMWYYKSAFNTDQMKLIDLIATIQTHIDQGISTILYVNSDISTRELARLYVYAHHKGLKSLYYTRNKLLSVEECTSCSV; this comes from the coding sequence ATGAAAGCTATGGAAGAAAAGCATTACAATCATATTGAATTAAACAATGAAGTCACAAAGCGTAAAGAAAATGGCTTTTTTAATTTAGAAAAAGACCAAGAAGCATTGCGTGTTTATATGGAAGAGGTTCAAGATAAGACAGTATATTTTGATAGTGAACTGGCACGTCTTCGCTTCTTAGTCGAACATCAATTTTATTATAATGTATTTGATGATTACACAGAAGAACAATTAACAGATATTATAGATTTTGCAAATAATATACCATTTCAATTTGCAAGTTACATGTCAGCAAGTAAATTTTTTAAAGATTATGCATTGAAAACCAATGATAAATCACAATACCTTGAAAATTATCATCAGCATATTATGATTGTATCACTTTACTTGGCTAAAGGAGATGTCCCTCTTGCTAAGCGTTTAATACAAGCGATGATTGATCAACGTTACCAGCCTGCAACACCTACTTTTTTAAATGCAGGTCGTGCAAGACGTGGCGAACTCGTGTCATGTTTCTTACTCGAAGTAGATGATAGTTTGAATTCTATTAATTTTATTGATTCAACAGCCAAGCAATTGAGTAAAATAGGAGGCGGTGTAGCAATCAACTTATCAAAGCTACGCGCCCGCGGTGAAGCGATTAAAGGGATTAAGGGTGTTGCCAAAGGTGTACTACCCGTTGCTAAGGCATTAGAAGGTGGATTTAGCTATGCTGACCAATTAGGTCAACGTCCGGGTGCTGGGGCAGTCTACCTGAATATTTTTCACTATGATGTCGAGGAGTTTCTCGATACGAAAAAGGTGAATGCAGATGAGGATTTACGTTTATCTACAATTTCAACAGGTTTAATCGTACCGTCTAAGTTCTTTGAGTTAGCTAAAGAAGGAAAAGACTTTTATATGTTTGCACCACATACCGTAGCACAAGAGTACGGTATAACTTTAGATGATATTAATATTGATGAATATTATGATCGTCTTGTTGAAAACCCTAATATTATGAAGAAGCGTAAAGATGCGCGTGAAATGCTCAATATGATTGCGCAAACACAACTGCAATCAGGATACCCTTATTTGATGTTCAAAGATAATGCAAATCGCGTTCATGCCAATAGCAATATCGGTCAGATTAAAATGAGTAACTTATGTACAGAAATCTTCCAACTTCAAGAGACATCAGTCATTAATGATTACGGTGTTGAAGATGAAATTAAGCGTGATATTTCATGTAATTTGGGTTCGTTGAATATTGTCAATGTGATGGAATCAGATAAGTTTAGAGACTCTGTTCATACAGGTATGGATGCATTGACTGTTGTAAGTGATGAAGCCAACATACAAAATGCGCCAGGTGTAAAAAAGGCAAACAGTGAGTTACACTCTGTTGGTCTAGGTGTGATGAACTTGCATGGTTACTTAGCAAAAAATCAAATCAATTATGAATCTGAAGAGGCCAAAGATTTTGCAAATGTCTTCTTTATGATGATGAACTACTATTCTCTTGAGCGTTCAATGCAAATTGCAAAACAGCGCGGTGAAACATTTAAAGGTTTTGAACAATCTGATTATGCAAATGGACGTTATTTTGAGCGCTATACAACACAAGATTTTGTGCCACAGTCGGATAAAGTCAAAGTACTTTTTGAAGGTCATCATGTACCGACACGTGAAGATTGGAAGGCATTAGAAGCAGATGTTAAGCATTACGGTCTTTACCATGCCTATCGCTTAGCCATTGCACCAACACAAAGTATTTCTTATGTACAAAATGCGACAAGTTCTGTTATGCCAATTGTTGATCAAATTGAACGCCGAACTTATGGCAATGCAGAAACATTTTATCCAATGCCATTCTTATCTCCTCAAACAATGTGGTACTATAAGTCAGCATTTAATACCGATCAGATGAAGTTGATTGATTTAATTGCAACAATCCAAACACATATTGACCAAGGGATTTCAACAATTTTATATGTAAACTCAGATATCTCTACACGAGAGCTGGCACGTCTTTATGTATATGCTCATCATAAAGGCTTGAAATCACTATACTATACACGTAATAAACTGCTTAGTGTAGAAGAATGTACAAGTTGTTCTGTATAA
- the nrdF gene encoding class 1b ribonucleoside-diphosphate reductase subunit beta, which produces MIAVNWNTQEDMTNMFWRQNIAQMWVETEFKVSKDIASWKTLTEAEQEAFKKALAGLTGLDTHQADDGMPLIMMHTKDLRKKAVYSFMGMMEQIHAKSYSHIFTTLLPSKETNELLDQWVLEEPHLKFKSEKIVGNYHKLWKKEASIYDQYMARVSSVFLETFLFYSGFYYPLYLAGQGRMTTSGEIIRKILLDESIHGVFTGLDAQSLRNELSESEKQHADREMYKLLEALYANEESYTRSLYEPIGLAEDVLNYVRYNGNKALANLGFEPYFEEREFNPIIENALDTTTKNHDFFSVKGDGYTLALNVEALRDEDFIF; this is translated from the coding sequence ATGATTGCTGTGAATTGGAATACTCAAGAAGACATGACGAATATGTTTTGGCGACAAAATATCGCACAGATGTGGGTAGAGACAGAGTTTAAAGTTTCTAAAGATATTGCGAGTTGGAAGACATTAACCGAAGCAGAACAAGAAGCATTTAAAAAGGCATTAGCAGGTTTAACAGGTTTAGATACACATCAAGCAGATGACGGCATGCCATTGATTATGATGCATACAAAAGATTTACGGAAGAAAGCGGTATACTCTTTTATGGGAATGATGGAACAAATTCATGCCAAGAGTTATTCTCATATTTTTACAACGTTGTTACCTTCTAAAGAAACCAATGAACTTTTAGATCAATGGGTGCTAGAAGAACCACATTTAAAGTTTAAATCTGAAAAAATTGTGGGCAACTATCATAAATTGTGGAAAAAAGAAGCATCTATTTATGATCAGTATATGGCACGTGTTTCAAGTGTGTTCTTAGAAACATTTTTATTCTATTCGGGGTTTTATTATCCGTTGTATTTGGCAGGTCAAGGGCGTATGACAACATCTGGCGAAATCATTCGAAAAATTTTGCTGGATGAATCAATTCACGGTGTTTTTACAGGATTGGATGCGCAAAGCTTGCGTAATGAGCTATCTGAAAGTGAAAAGCAACATGCAGATCGAGAAATGTACAAATTATTAGAAGCGCTTTATGCCAATGAAGAATCCTATACACGTAGTTTATATGAGCCTATTGGTCTGGCTGAAGATGTGCTTAACTATGTACGTTACAATGGTAATAAAGCATTAGCCAATTTAGGGTTTGAACCTTATTTTGAAGAGCGTGAGTTCAATCCAATTATTGAAAATGCGTTAGATACAACAACAAAAAATCACGATTTCTTCTCCGTAAAAGGTGACGGTTACACATTAGCACTAAATGTAGAAGCATTACGTGACGAAGACTTCATATTTTAA
- a CDS encoding CHY zinc finger protein, which produces MVTVHGAIVDKETRCIHYHSPLDVIAIKFKCCNKYYPCFKCHNEAEKHAIKRWKTHEFDIHAILCGICQYEMSIDTYMMTEVCPQCKAHFNHRCKFHYHHYFEI; this is translated from the coding sequence ATGGTCACTGTGCACGGTGCTATTGTCGACAAAGAAACACGTTGTATACACTATCATTCACCATTAGATGTTATCGCAATTAAGTTCAAATGTTGTAACAAGTACTATCCTTGCTTTAAATGCCATAATGAAGCAGAAAAACATGCGATTAAACGATGGAAGACTCATGAATTTGACATACATGCCATTCTTTGTGGCATATGCCAATATGAAATGTCGATTGATACATACATGATGACAGAAGTATGTCCACAATGTAAGGCTCATTTCAATCATCGTTGCAAATTTCATTATCATCACTATTTTGAAATATAA
- the murB gene encoding UDP-N-acetylmuramate dehydrogenase, whose amino-acid sequence MSTNILQDLEQLIPKDIIKVDEPLKRYTYTKTGGNADFYISPKHYEDVQRVVKYAYHHNIPLTYLGNGSNIIIRDGGIRGIVLSLLELNHIDASDATIVAGSGAAIIDVSRKARDLSLTGLEFACGIPGSVGGAVYMNAGAYGGEMKDIIDYARVINEKGEMLQLTHNELELDYRNSVIQSEHYVVLEAAFTLTPGEQQAIQSVMDDLTERRESKQPLEYPSCGSVFRRPPGYFAGKLIQDAELQGHRIGGVEVSKKHAGFMVNVANGTATDYEKLIQYVQQVVKDKFHITLEREVRIIGEPVQSEE is encoded by the coding sequence ATGAGTACTAACATCTTGCAAGATCTTGAACAATTAATCCCAAAAGACATCATTAAAGTAGATGAACCTTTAAAACGCTATACTTATACAAAAACTGGAGGAAACGCTGACTTTTATATTTCTCCAAAACACTATGAAGACGTTCAACGTGTTGTGAAATATGCTTATCACCATAATATTCCACTGACATACTTAGGCAATGGCTCAAATATTATTATCCGTGACGGAGGTATTCGTGGCATTGTATTAAGTTTACTTGAACTTAATCATATTGATGCTTCGGATGCGACAATTGTCGCAGGAAGCGGTGCAGCGATTATTGATGTTTCACGTAAAGCGCGTGACTTATCCTTGACAGGTCTAGAGTTTGCTTGTGGTATTCCAGGTTCTGTTGGAGGAGCTGTTTATATGAACGCAGGTGCCTATGGTGGAGAAATGAAAGATATTATCGACTATGCTCGTGTCATCAATGAAAAAGGAGAAATGTTACAACTTACACACAATGAACTTGAACTGGATTATCGTAATAGTGTTATTCAAAGCGAACATTATGTCGTACTTGAAGCTGCTTTCACACTTACACCGGGAGAACAGCAAGCCATTCAAAGTGTTATGGATGATTTAACAGAACGTCGTGAATCCAAACAACCTCTTGAATATCCTTCTTGTGGCAGTGTTTTTCGCCGCCCACCCGGTTACTTTGCTGGTAAACTTATTCAAGATGCCGAACTTCAAGGGCATCGTATCGGGGGCGTCGAAGTCTCTAAAAAACATGCTGGCTTTATGGTTAACGTCGCAAATGGTACAGCAACAGATTATGAAAAACTTATTCAATATGTACAACAAGTCGTCAAAGATAAATTTCATATCACATTAGAGCGAGAAGTTCGAATTATTGGTGAGCCCGTACAATCTGAGGAGTGA
- a CDS encoding GrpB family protein produces MYPHVQSFITEDSTQHYTQQYEYYHALLFQLLDSPVKSTQHIGGTKHFNYPTEPILDILVGVNNLHDITALDEKRLNYAGFYRLHHAYHKKVVMAQFNNLVDLKQHVRLHIIQHHTPTFEQYIAVDTLLHNDKAAIAFFNQQKQALAQPPTTIRAYETYKQQLFSQLYTML; encoded by the coding sequence GTGTACCCGCATGTTCAATCTTTCATCACAGAAGATTCTACACAGCATTATACCCAACAGTATGAATACTATCATGCGTTGCTTTTTCAGTTGCTTGATTCACCTGTTAAATCTACACAACATATCGGTGGGACAAAACATTTCAATTATCCGACAGAACCGATTCTTGATATTCTCGTCGGCGTAAATAATCTACATGATATTACCGCTCTTGACGAAAAACGTTTAAACTATGCAGGTTTTTATCGCTTACATCACGCTTATCATAAAAAAGTTGTAATGGCTCAATTCAATAACCTTGTTGATTTAAAACAGCATGTTCGGTTACATATCATTCAACATCATACGCCAACATTCGAACAATACATTGCGGTAGATACATTGCTGCACAACGATAAAGCTGCTATTGCTTTTTTCAATCAACAAAAACAAGCATTAGCCCAACCCCCTACCACTATTCGGGCATATGAAACATACAAACAACAACTGTTTTCTCAGCTTTATACAATGTTGTAA
- a CDS encoding EMYY motif lipoprotein: MKIFKIIVVVCCMVGLVACGNQAKQDKKDFDQQMTKVIHKEQVFNKTLDEMSLDQLSHLSREEITDKNKETFKNIKKKINRTLKPQFDDYKKEAEALPDTNEDLNSVKQAYLMGIKGKEQEVEQLERFVTLCISSIDTNEHILENTQQFEKHRSNVEKYMKKAQSTQEGVDESRALEEILESNNNEIQKSVEDAMTHDSDEDQAKVFKNTTIPLIQQQIKTLNQKQLSVHDVSLARQSAIEMYYDLAHYYQSRIKTIEYSKALSEIDVHTLIQSSKDLKHYDEAFQEKYENIDEAN; the protein is encoded by the coding sequence ATGAAAATATTTAAAATTATTGTTGTTGTTTGCTGTATGGTGGGACTTGTTGCATGTGGGAATCAGGCTAAACAGGATAAAAAGGATTTTGATCAACAGATGACAAAAGTCATACATAAAGAACAAGTGTTTAATAAAACTTTAGATGAGATGTCATTGGATCAGTTGTCCCATTTGAGTCGAGAAGAGATAACAGATAAGAATAAAGAAACTTTTAAAAATATAAAAAAGAAAATAAACAGAACATTAAAACCGCAGTTTGATGATTATAAAAAGGAAGCAGAGGCGCTTCCGGATACCAATGAAGATTTAAATTCAGTAAAACAAGCATATTTGATGGGGATTAAGGGTAAAGAACAAGAAGTGGAACAATTAGAACGCTTTGTTACATTATGTATTTCATCCATAGATACGAATGAACATATTCTGGAGAACACACAGCAATTTGAAAAACATCGGTCTAATGTTGAAAAGTATATGAAAAAAGCACAATCCACTCAAGAAGGTGTTGATGAAAGTCGTGCTTTAGAAGAAATACTAGAGTCAAATAATAATGAAATTCAAAAAAGTGTAGAAGACGCTATGACGCATGATAGTGATGAAGACCAAGCAAAAGTATTCAAAAATACAACAATCCCATTGATTCAACAACAAATTAAAACATTGAATCAAAAACAATTGAGTGTTCATGATGTCAGTCTTGCACGGCAAAGTGCAATTGAAATGTACTATGATTTGGCACATTATTATCAATCACGCATTAAAACGATTGAGTATAGTAAGGCATTGTCAGAAATAGATGTTCATACATTAATTCAATCATCTAAGGATTTGAAACATTATGATGAAGCATTCCAAGAGAAGTACGAAAATATTGATGAAGCGAATTAA
- the ytxJ gene encoding bacillithiol system redox-active protein YtxJ yields the protein MAIKLTSIDQFEQVITQNHDIFILKHSNTCPISENALDQFNKFLYERDMDGYYIVVQQERELSNYIEEKTGIKHESPQAFYFVDGEVKWHDSHKNINVSSLAKAEG from the coding sequence ATGGCTATTAAGCTAACGTCAATAGACCAATTCGAACAAGTGATTACACAAAATCATGATATTTTTATTTTAAAACATAGCAACACATGCCCAATTTCAGAAAATGCATTAGATCAGTTCAATAAATTTTTATACGAACGTGATATGGACGGTTATTATATTGTCGTTCAACAAGAACGTGAACTTTCTAATTATATTGAAGAAAAAACAGGCATTAAACATGAGTCTCCACAAGCATTTTATTTTGTGGACGGTGAAGTGAAATGGCATGACAGTCACAAAAATATTAATGTATCCTCATTAGCTAAAGCAGAAGGATAA
- a CDS encoding glycerate kinase codes for MKVLVAMDEFSGIISSYDANRFIEEAVASQVKDADIVQVPLFNGRHELLNAVFLWHSGTQYRMNIHNPNMEPIEAVYGRTDKGLGVIEAEQFLVSDEPIPTQTSYGLGEVIGHALDKGVRHLAISVGGTSVFDGGAGMLQALGVRFYDDEGRSVDMREGAEKIKYIRRIDVSQMRDDLQTCQLQILSDFDCNVYGKNSEIMQRYEEMGISRDTAVEIDNLLWYFSELFKNNLHIALGPVERGGAGGGIAAVAQALMNAEIITSHALVDQIMGLDTLIQQADLIIFGEGINEKDQQIETSSLRIAELANQYHKVSIAICGTSDKFNYFENMQVTGMFNTFTEMPKAYPDFKMGIQLRQYTTQALKLLQAQIKM; via the coding sequence ATGAAAGTACTCGTAGCGATGGATGAATTTAGTGGTATTATTTCAAGTTATGATGCTAACCGCTTTATCGAGGAAGCAGTGGCGAGTCAAGTTAAAGATGCAGATATTGTACAAGTTCCCCTTTTTAATGGTCGTCATGAATTGTTAAACGCCGTCTTCTTATGGCACTCTGGGACACAGTATCGTATGAATATACATAATCCTAATATGGAGCCAATCGAAGCAGTATATGGGCGAACAGATAAAGGATTAGGCGTTATAGAAGCTGAACAATTTTTAGTAAGTGATGAACCTATTCCAACACAGACAAGCTATGGATTAGGGGAAGTAATCGGTCATGCATTAGATAAAGGTGTGAGACATCTTGCAATTTCTGTGGGAGGTACAAGTGTATTTGATGGCGGTGCAGGAATGTTACAAGCTTTAGGTGTCCGTTTTTATGATGATGAAGGACGCAGTGTTGATATGCGTGAAGGTGCAGAAAAGATTAAGTATATTCGTCGCATAGATGTTTCTCAGATGCGAGATGACTTGCAAACATGTCAGCTACAAATTTTGAGTGACTTTGACTGTAATGTATATGGTAAAAATAGTGAGATTATGCAGCGATATGAAGAAATGGGCATTTCGCGTGACACAGCTGTTGAAATTGATAATTTACTTTGGTATTTCAGTGAACTATTCAAAAATAACTTACATATTGCACTAGGACCTGTCGAGAGAGGTGGTGCAGGTGGGGGTATTGCGGCAGTAGCTCAAGCATTGATGAATGCAGAAATTATAACGAGCCATGCGTTAGTAGACCAAATTATGGGACTGGATACATTAATACAACAAGCAGATTTAATTATTTTTGGTGAAGGAATTAATGAAAAAGACCAACAAATAGAGACATCATCTTTACGCATTGCAGAACTTGCGAATCAATATCATAAAGTCTCAATAGCCATTTGTGGGACATCTGATAAATTTAATTACTTTGAAAATATGCAAGTGACAGGAATGTTTAACACATTTACCGAGATGCCAAAAGCTTATCCAGATTTTAAGATGGGCATACAGTTACGTCAATATACAACACAAGCACTCAAATTATTACAAGCGCAAATTAAAATGTAA